The Leucobacter sp. UCMA 4100 genome window below encodes:
- the rpsE gene encoding 30S ribosomal protein S5, which yields MSENQKEQQVTAEPQNEAAEGQNQAQEHRNEPREARRGSRDRGTRGERGARDRNESQFLERVVTINRVSKVVKGGRRFSFTALVVVGDGNGMVGVGYGKAKEVPLAISKGVEEAKKNFFRVPRVGSTIPHPVQGEAAAGVVLLRPAAAGTGVIAGGPVRAVLECAGIHDVLSKSLGSSNTLNIVHATVAALQLLEEPRAVAARRGLDFDQVAPARIVRAEAKAAAERAEQAKAGA from the coding sequence GTGAGCGAGAATCAGAAGGAGCAGCAAGTGACTGCAGAGCCACAGAACGAGGCAGCGGAAGGCCAGAACCAGGCCCAGGAACACCGCAACGAACCTCGCGAAGCACGCCGTGGCAGCCGCGATCGCGGCACCCGTGGTGAGCGTGGCGCTCGTGATCGTAACGAGAGCCAGTTCCTCGAGCGCGTTGTAACGATCAACCGCGTTTCAAAGGTTGTTAAGGGTGGTCGTCGCTTTAGCTTCACCGCTCTCGTCGTCGTAGGCGACGGTAACGGCATGGTTGGCGTTGGCTACGGAAAGGCGAAGGAAGTTCCCCTCGCAATTTCGAAGGGCGTCGAAGAGGCGAAGAAGAACTTCTTCCGCGTTCCTCGCGTCGGCAGCACCATCCCGCACCCAGTTCAGGGTGAGGCCGCAGCAGGCGTTGTTCTGCTTCGTCCCGCAGCAGCCGGTACCGGTGTTATCGCCGGTGGCCCTGTTCGTGCAGTTCTTGAGTGCGCAGGCATTCACGACGTACTTTCAAAGTCACTCGGTTCATCGAACACGCTCAACATCGTGCACGCAACCGTCGCAGCTCTCCAGCTTCTGGAAGAGCCTCGCGCGGTCGCAGCTCGCCGTGGGCTTGACTTTGATCAGGTGGCGCCCGCACGCATCGTTCGCGCAGAGGCCAAGGCCGCTGCAGAGCGTGCTGAACAGGCAAAGGCAGGTGCGTAA
- the rplR gene encoding 50S ribosomal protein L18, translating into MAGSMTRAKGRAAARIRRHARLRKKIVGTTERPRLVVTRSSRHVFVQVVDDAKGHTIAYASTMEADLRAFDGDKTAKARKVGELVGARAKDAGIVSVVFDRGGSKYAGRVAAVADGAREVGLSL; encoded by the coding sequence ATGGCCGGATCAATGACTCGCGCCAAGGGCCGTGCAGCGGCACGTATTCGCCGCCACGCACGCCTGCGCAAAAAGATTGTTGGCACCACCGAGCGCCCCCGTCTCGTCGTAACCCGCTCATCACGTCACGTGTTTGTGCAGGTTGTTGATGATGCAAAGGGCCACACCATTGCATACGCCTCGACCATGGAGGCTGACCTCCGTGCATTCGACGGCGACAAGACCGCTAAGGCACGCAAGGTTGGCGAGCTCGTTGGCGCACGCGCGAAGGATGCAGGAATTGTTTCTGTTGTCTTCGACCGTGGCGGCAGCAAGTACGCGGGCCGCGTTGCAGCGGTTGCTGACGGAGCCCGAGAGGTAGGGCTGAGCCTGTGA
- the rpsH gene encoding 30S ribosomal protein S8, translating into MTMTDPVADLLTRLRNANSAYHDEVSVPGSKLKERIADILKREGYISGWKVEDARVGTNLTLTLKYGPNRSRSIEGIKRVSKPGLRVYARSTEVPTVLGGLGIAILSTSSGLLTDREAEQKGVGGEVLAYVW; encoded by the coding sequence ATGACGATGACAGATCCGGTAGCAGACTTGCTTACCAGACTGCGCAACGCCAACTCGGCGTACCACGATGAGGTCTCTGTTCCTGGCTCCAAACTCAAGGAGCGCATTGCAGATATCCTCAAGCGTGAAGGCTACATTTCAGGCTGGAAGGTTGAAGACGCTCGCGTCGGCACCAACCTCACCCTCACGCTGAAGTACGGCCCGAACCGTTCACGTTCGATTGAAGGCATTAAGCGCGTTTCAAAGCCCGGCCTCCGGGTATACGCGCGTTCAACCGAGGTGCCAACGGTACTCGGTGGCCTGGGAATCGCAATCCTGTCAACCTCTTCAGGGCTCCTCACGGACCGTGAAGCCGAGCAGAAGGGCGTAGGCGGGGAAGTTCTCGCTTACGTTTGGTAG
- the rplF gene encoding 50S ribosomal protein L6 produces MSRIGKLPIGVPGSVTVTINGQDVTVKGPKGELSHTVPAPITVALEDGQITVSRPNDERESRSLHGLTRTLLNNIIIGVTEGYAKSLEVVGTGYRVQAKGQGLELALGFSHPVQFDAPAGITIEVEGNNKITVRGIDKQAVGETAANIRKLRKPEPYKGKGVRYEGEQVRRKAGKAGK; encoded by the coding sequence ATGTCACGTATTGGAAAGCTTCCTATCGGAGTTCCCGGTAGCGTAACGGTAACCATCAATGGTCAGGACGTCACTGTGAAGGGCCCCAAGGGCGAACTCTCACACACCGTTCCTGCTCCCATTACGGTTGCACTCGAAGATGGGCAGATCACTGTCAGCCGCCCGAACGACGAGCGTGAATCACGTTCGCTGCACGGCCTGACTCGTACCCTGCTCAACAACATCATCATCGGCGTCACCGAGGGCTACGCAAAGTCGCTCGAGGTTGTCGGCACCGGTTACCGTGTCCAGGCGAAGGGGCAGGGCCTCGAGCTCGCCCTCGGCTTCTCACACCCGGTCCAGTTCGATGCACCCGCGGGCATCACCATCGAGGTCGAAGGCAACAACAAGATCACGGTTCGCGGCATTGACAAGCAGGCTGTAGGCGAAACCGCAGCAAACATTCGTAAGCTCCGCAAGCCAGAACCCTACAAGGGCAAGGGCGTGCGTTACGAAGGCGAACAGGTTCGTCGCAAGGCTGGAAAGGCTGGTAAGTAA